A DNA window from Trichomycterus rosablanca isolate fTriRos1 chromosome 11, fTriRos1.hap1, whole genome shotgun sequence contains the following coding sequences:
- the dhx34 gene encoding probable ATP-dependent RNA helicase DHX34 yields MSESRGSPQKWDWNNPKCRAQLDELFFQKHDFIQAGSSEYKEFWTFFDRFQRYKTKKEMAGKRQEKQHESKAWKKSATGTLDLGLPKEYDARYRINVALCNKTAKDCLSGGRRDRPSSYSQGITDCLLAMLHFIDFTQKQSFGKLVKLRQEQRNLPIFQYRDRIVELVRTHPVVVVAGDTGCGKSTQVPQYLLSSGFNHIACTQPRRIACISLAKRVSHESLNQHGSEVGYQIRFESSRTSATKLLFLTEGLLLRQIQQDSLLAQYQVVIVDEVHERHLHCDFLLGVLHSLLRLRPDLHLVLMSATINIKLFSSFFNNAPVLQVPGRLFPIQVIYQPIPSEEQATRSEKLNPRPYLRVLQGIDQLYPAEERGDVLIFLSGVAEISTIIKACQSYAAQTSRWIILPLHSTLSVTQQDKVFDIAPSGVRKCIIATNIAETSVTIEGVRFVVDSGKVKEMTFDPKAKMQRLQEFWISRASSEQRKGRAGRTGPGVCYRLYSEADYDAFASYPIPEIHRVALDSLVLQMKSMGLGDPLTFPFLDPPSASSIQTSVTYLKEQGALDACGELTSIGRLLAQLPVDVVIGKVLILGSLFNLVEPVLTVAAALSVQSPFVHSSQHNPDCSAARQPLYSDLGDPFTLLNIFNAWVKVKAERGSSSRKWCKRRGIEEQRLYEMTNLRQQFKEVLSSHGLVELQKHSMGQDRGQRRERLIERNRLHQLRREHELQDGKRRKVLNLQEGLEHESFSGSDEEASGSVKKDKDSATQDIDIQEVKFKLRHDVTRLQGAASTSAALSSRQQALFTLLLSHGLYPQLALPDEHNATRKDSEQVFHTRNKQGFVIHPCSVFASHPDVLHISETSEFDAEKGQSSRHQLLAFVTLLETNKAYVSNCVRVRALQTLLLVANSVDSNADCTRLVVDGWLELVLSDGEAALKILLSSLTIRKSWDELLQFYLSQACGKSAGLTGTGSKSAYSGLEKLSKEIVRFLLYTEVRYSLKQLTSLQSKNLYIGPQPNTELSHLELFPGMKAELDQVKGGLRVTKHFTYNCLCDSQDLYSECLRAFWDCPHCDLHLPVTPLERMQHEATCKSKEEQQSENDPEQVKSSTSKLTRHYHCNICNKNLILTSTEILKHKQQHLS; encoded by the exons ATGTCTGAGAGTCGAGGAAGCCCCCAGAAATGGGACTGGAATAATCCAAAGTGTCGGGCTCAACTGGATGAACTTTTCTTCCAAAAACATGACTTTATTCAGGCTGGAAGTTCTGAATATAAAGAGTTTTGGACTTTCTTTGATCGTTTTCAGCGATATAAAACCAAAAAGGAGATGGCTGGCAAACGccaagaaaaacagcacgaAAGCAAAGCTTGGAAAAAGAGTGCAACCGGAACACTGGATCTTGGGCTCCCAAAGGAATATGATGCCCGGTACAGAATTAATGTGGCCTTGTGCAACAAGACTGCCAAGGATTGTCTTAGTGGTGGACGCAGAGATCGTCCTAGTTCGTACAGTCAGGGTATCACAGACTGTCTCCTCGCCATGCTTCATTTTATAGACTTTACTCAGAAACAGAGCTTTGGTAAACTAGTCAAGCTGCGTCAGGAGCAGAGGAATCTACCAATCTTCCAGTACCGTGACAGGATTGTGGAACTGGTCAGGACCCacccagtggtggtggtggctgGAGACACAGGCTGTGGTAAATCCACTCAGGTGCCTCAGTATCTGCTGTCTTCTGGCTTTAACCACATAGCCTGCACTCAGCCTCGCCGTATTGCCTGCATAAGCCTTGCTAAAAGAGTAAGCCATGAGAGTCTTAATCAACACGGTTCTGAG GTAGGCTACCAGATCCGCTTTGAGAGCAGTCGCACCTCAGCCACTAAGCTGCTGTTCCTGACAGAGGGTTTACTTCTCAGGCAGATCCAACAGGATTCGCTGCTAGCCCAGTACCAGGTGGTGATCGTCGATGAGGTTCACGAAAGACACCTGCACTGTGACTTTCTACTTGGTGTGCTTCACTCTCTGCTTCGCCTTCGACCAGATCTGCATTTAGTTCTCATGTCTGCCACTATAAACATCAAGCTTTTCTCCAGTTTCTTCAACAATGCCCCTGTGCTGCAGGTGCCAGGCAGACTCTTCCCCATTCAG GTGATATACCAACCCATACCTTCAGAGGAGCAGGCAACACGGTCTGAGAAGCTAAATCCACGGCCATACCTGCGTGTGCTGCAAGGCATTGACCAGCTCTACCCAGCTGAGGAGCGGGGTGACGTTCTAATTTTCCTGAGTGGCGTGGCTGAGATCTCCACCATCATAAAGGCATGCCAGAGCTACGCGGCACAAACCAGCCGCTGGATCATATTGCCTCTTCACAGCACCCTGTCGGTGACACAGCAAGATAAG GTGTTTGACATTGCCCCATCAGGAGTAAGGAAGTGCATCATTGCAACCAACATAGCTGAGACCTCAGTGACCATTGAGGGGGTGCGTTTTGTTGTGGATTCAG gAAAAGTGAAGGAAATGACCTTCGACCCAAAAGCTAAGATGCAAAGACTTCAGGAGTTCTGGATCAGCCGTGCCAGTTCTGAACAGAGGAAGGGACGTGCAGGTCGAACTGGGCCAGGAGTGTGCTACCGCCTCTATAGTGAGGCAGATTATGATGCTTTTGCCTCATACCCCATTCCTGAAATTCACAGAGTGGCTCTAGACTCACTAGTGTTGCAG ATGAAAAGCATGGGTCTGGGAGATCCCCTCACTTTTCCATTTCTAGACCCCCCTTCAGCCTCCAGCATTCAGACATCTGTGACATATCTGAAAGAACAGGGGGCACTTGATGCTTGCGGAGAGCTTACTTCCATTGGCAGACTGTTGGCTCAGCTACCTGTGGATGTAGTTATTG GTAAAGTGCTAATTCTAGGTTCACTCTTCAACCTGGTGGAGCCTGTTTTGACTGTGGCTGCAGCACTGAGTGTTCAATCACCATTTGTACACTCTTCTCAGCACAATCCAGACTGTTCTGCTGCACgccagccattgtacagtgacCTTGGAGATCCTTTTACTCTGCTTAACATCTTCAATGCTTGGGTGAAG GTAAAAGCGGAAAGAGGAAGCAGCTCGAGAAAGTGGTGTAAAAGGAGGGGGATAGAGGAACAGCGTCTCTATGAGATGACCAACCTTAGGCAACAATTTAAA GAAGTGCTGTCGAGCCATGGGCTGGTTGAGCTCCAGAAGCACTCTATGGGTCAGGACAGGGGCCAGAGAAGAGAGAGGCTGATTGAACGTAACAGATTACATCAGCTTAGGAGAGAGCATGAGCTTCAGGATGGTAAACGCAGGAAAGTGTTAAATCTACAGGAAGGCCTAGAGCATGAATCTTTTTCAGGCTCGGATGAGGAGGCAAGCGGATCAGTTAAGAAGGACAAAGACTCAGCAACACAGGACATAGACATACAG GAAGTGAAGTTCAAACTGCGACATGATGTTACGAGGCTTCAAGGAGCTGCATCCACTAGTGCGGCTCTGTCGTCTAGGCAACAAGCTCTTTTCACACTGTTGCTTTCCCATGGCCTGTACCCGCAGCTGGCACTGCCCGATGAACATAACGCCACCCGCAAAGATTCAGAGCag GTATTTCACACCCGTAACAAGCAAGGATTTGTGATTCACCCTTGCAGTGTTTTTGCCAGTCATCCAGATGTGCTGCACATCTCTGAAACTAGTGAATTTG aTGCTGAGAAGGGGCAGAGCAGTAGGCATCAGTTGCTGGCATTTGTCACTCTGCTAGAAACAAACAAAGCTTATGTGTCAAACTGTGTACGAGTCCGTGCCTTGCAG ACTTTGCTGTTGGTTGCAAACTCAGTGGACAGCAACGCAGACTGCACAAGGCTAGTGGTGGATGGCTGGCTTGAGCTGGTTCTAAGTGATGGGGAGGCAGCTCTTAAAATTCTTTTATCTTCTCTCACaataagaaaaagttgggatgaaCTGCTGCAATTTTACCTGAGCCAGGCATGTGGAAAATCTGCTGGCCTGACGGGTACTGGATCAAAGTCGGCTTATAGTGGGTTGGAGAAACTTTCAAAGGAAATTGTGCGCTTTCTGCTTTACACTGAG GTAAGGTACAGTCTAAAGCAGCTGACCTCACTGCAGTCTAAGAACCTTTATATCGGACCACAGCCAAACACAGAGCTTTCCCATCTGGAGCTCTTTCCTGGGATGAAAGCTGAGCTAGATCAAGTTAAAGGAGGCCTGCGTGTGACCAAACACTTCACCTATAACTGTCTATGT GACTCTCAAGACCTGTATAGTGAATGTTTACGGGCATTTTGGGACTGTCCTCATTGTGACCTGCACCTGCCCGTTACCCCGCTGGAGCGCATGCAGCACGAGGCCACTTGCAAGTCAAAAGAGGAACAGCAGTCTGAGAATG ATCCTGAACAAGTTAAGTCGTCCACATCTAAACTGACTAGGCACTACCACTGTAATATCTGTAACAAGAATCTGATCTTAACCTCCACTGAGATCCTCAAACACAAGCAGCAACACCTATCCTAA
- the srpra gene encoding signal recognition particle receptor subunit alpha: MLDFFAIFSKGGIVLWCFHGVGVSESFTGHVNALIRSVILQERSGNSSFTHNSLSLKYKLDNEFELVFVVGFQKILMLTYVDKFIDDVQLHFRDRYKNELEQKNALNFLSSCFEFEDDFHQLLHEAEAENLAKPQNKMRTFNESQKSQKTVKSMIETKGENKGKEPTGKKNKQTRKEVEAVAVEQSRPEKTMENGSQGMSQEDIIQKKREEFFRKKTGGRTEKTSKSPKPQKPKGKEKRVWENHGTNTKDLDYSSSNSLNPTCNLEQDPEVTAEQVGSMKGDLRDVDSESSDDMNEEDQEQEISEVSKKGAKSGGFGGMFGMLKGLVGSKTLSIQDLEPALEKMKDHLIGKNVAADIASQLCDSVAKKLEGKVMGTFTTVASTVKQALQDSLVQILQPKRRVDILRDVMEARAQQKPFVITFCGVNGVGKSTNLAKISYWLIENGFTVLIAACDTFRAGAVEQLRTHQRRLNSLHPPEQHDGRPVVQLFEKGYGKDAAGIAMEAIAYARNQNFEVVLVDTAGRMQDNAPLMTALAKLIAVNTPDLVLFVGEALVGNEAVDQLVKFNQALADHSKSDQPRLIDGIVLTKFDTIDDKVGAAISMTYITSQPIVFVGTGQTYSDLRSLNARAVVNALMKA, translated from the exons ATGCTGGATTTTTTTGCCATATTTAGTAAAGGGGGCATAGTGCTGTGGTGTTTTCATGGGGTCGGGGTTTCGGAATCGTTTACAGGCCATGTCAACGCTCTTATCCGCTCCGTTATTCTACAG GAGCGTTCTGGAAACAGTTCTTTTACTCATAATTCATTGAGTCTCAAGTACAAGTTGGACAATGAATTTGAGCTTGTGTTTGTG GTGGGTTTTCAGAAAATTCTGATGCTTACGTATGTGGACAAGTTCATAGATGATGTTCAGCTTCACTTCAGAGATCGTTATAAAAATGAGTTGGAGCAGAAGAATGCGCTTAATTTCTTGAGCAGTTGTTTTGAGTTTGAGGATGACTTCCACCAGCTTCTGCA cgaGGCAGAAGCAGAGAACTTGGCTAAACCCCAAAATAAAATGAGAACTTTCAATGAGTCTCAAAAATCTCAGAAAACTGTGAAATCTATGATTGAGACGAAAGGTGAAAACAAAGGCAAGGAGCCTACTGGAAAGAAGAACAAGCAAACCAGAAAAGAAG TTGAAGCAGTGGCGGTTGAGCAGTCCAGGCCTGAGAAGACTATGGAGAATGGGAGTCAGGGAATGAGCCAGGAAGATATAATTCAGAAAAAACGTGAAGAGTTCTTTCGCAAAAAAACAGGGGGACGAACTGAAAAGACTAG TAAGTCCCCTAAACCTCAGAAGCCAAAGGGGAAAGAGAAAAGAGTTTGGGAGAATCATGGTACCAACACCAAAGATCTGGACTACAGTTCGTCAAATAGTCTCAATCCCACCTGCAACCTAGAGCAAGACCCGGAGGTCACAGCTGAACAA GTGGGCTCTATGAAAGGTGACCTGCGTGATGTAGACTCAGAGTCCTCAGATGACATGAATGAAGAAGATCAGGAGCAAGAGATTTCAGAAGTCAGTAAAAAAGG AGCCAAATCAGGTGGTTTTGGTGGTATGTTTGGAATGCTGAAAGGTTTGGTTGGCTCCAAGACCTTGTCTATACAAGATTTGGAGCCAGCGCTTGAGAAGATGAAAGACCACCTCATTG GTAAGAATGTAGCAGCTGATATAGCTTCACAGCTCTGTGATTCTGTGGCCAAAAAACTGGAAGGAAAAGTCATGGGCACTTTTACCA CTGTGGCCTCTACAGTAAAACAGGCTCTGCAGGACTCTCTAGTGCAGATCCTACAGCCAAAACGAAGAGTGGACATTCTGAGAGATGTGATGGAAGCACGTGCTCAGCAAAAACCCTTCGTCATTACATTCTGTGGTGTCAATGGGGTTGGCAAGTCCACTAACCTGGCTAAG ATCTCTTATTGGCTGATTGAGAATGGATTTACTGTGCTTATCGCTGCATGTGACACATTCCGTGCgggtgcagtggaacagttgcggACTCATCAGCGGCGACTGAACTCGCTACACCCCCCAGAGCAGCATGATGGGCGGCCTGTTGTCCAACTTTTTGAAAAGGGTTATGGCAAAGATGCAGCTGGTATTGCAATGGAGGCTATTGCATATG cCCGTAATCAGAACTTTGAAGTTGTACTGGTGGACACAGCTGGTCGTATGCAGGATAATGCCCCATTGATGACTGCACTGGCAAAGCTTATTGCTGTCAATACTCCAGACTTGGTTCTGTTTGTAGGAGAGGCACTGGTTGGTAATGAAGCTGTGGATCAGCTG GTCAAGTTTAACCAGGCATTGGCTGATCATTCCAAGTCTGATCAACCAAGACTCATCGATGGCATTGTTCTCACAAAATTTGATACTATTGATGACAAG GTTGGTGCTGCAATTTCCATGACTTACATCACAAGTCAGCCCATTGTCTTTGTGGGTACAGGACAAACTTACAGTGACCTGCGCAGCCTAAATGCCAGAGCAGTTGTGAACGCACTTATGAAGGCTTGA